GTTCAAGCAACGCAGCTGGGACCGCAGCAAGACCGTTTACCGTTACAATTATGGTGATCTGGAAAGCATGCGCCGGAAACTGAACGACATGAGCGCGGAGAACGACCGCTTGAAGAAAGCCCTTGCCGATGGCGACAAACAGAAGGCACAGACCATCGTGAAGAAGATTGCCTCCGCCAACCTCGTCACCTTCAAGATCAACAGGACGAAGCTGAGCAACGAGGCGCGCGCCAACTTGGGTCTGCTGGCCGAAATCATCAAGTCGGGCGATCCGGAAACCGTATATACCATCACCGGTTATGCCGATGCGGGAACGGGTAGCAGCAAGGGCAACGAACGCCTGAGCAAGGAACGCGCTGAGAACGTTTACGACTGCCTGGTGAAAGAGTTCGGCGTCAGCGAGAAACAGCTCCGCATCGACTACAAGGGCGGTGTGGACAACATGTTCTACAACGACCCGCGTTTGAGCCGTGCGGTTATCACACGTGGGGAATAAAACATTTGTTCATATAGGAACTTGTCCGATTCTGGTCAGCCGTCAGACTGGGCGAAAGCCTTGACGCGGATTTCGATACACAAGACCGGATTTCAGACAGACCACATATTTCCGTTTCCCGGTCGGAAAACAAATATAACCGGGAAAGTAAAAAGATGTTAAGACCTATGTCCTTTGTGAAAAGCGCGGGGATTGTAAGGAAGGCGGAAGACTCTGTCTTCCTTACATTTCTATTTGTCAGAAAAAAATTATTAACCTGTCAATTGTCATTCCGGAAGGATTTCTTGACATGGTATTATGAATTATGATCTGAATACAAACCATCTGTTATACAATTATGATGAATATATGCACTTTTTTATGTTTCATGGCGTGCGCCTTTGTACTCGCTGCCTGCTCCGACTCCGACGAGGATGTTATCGTGCAGGGCGGTTTGACCGGAAACTGGTACAGCACCGAGAACGGAACGATTTATACCGTTGAATTTCACAAGGAAGGGACAGGGGAGTTGGTGACTTACACCTACTCGTCAATACCAGATGTGACCGGATATCATACGGGATGGACGGTGGAAGGCATGTCGTTCTAATACACGCTCGTAGAGAATCTGCTTACCATGAAACTCGCAGTAGGGGAAGTGCTTGTCGCGGTGGCAGGCATTACGGGCAACAGCATGTCGCTCACCGATGGTGATTCCGCCGTCATGCTTACCCGGTACGATGGAGGCGAGGAAAAAATCAACGAGCTGAGAAAGGAGGTGGAAAACAATTGTGATGTATTAGAACCGGCTCCGATCTATCCCAACGAGGAAGAAAGTTTCTGGAAGAGGAAAGCTGTGCAAAATGCAATCCTTGGCATTTACAGCAACTTACGGAGTTATGAGTACAGGCAGTTGCTGCTGGAGAAGATAAGGCTTACGGGGAAAGACTTTGATGAACACCCTGCGTCCGTCATTACTCCGTATGACAGTCATGTGGCCGATGTGTGGAGTGCGGCCTACCTTGTCATCAGCAACGCCAATATGGTGATAAATGCCTTGAAGCCTTTGACGGCTCCTATGAGCGTACCGCTTACATCAACGAGGCGAAAGCCTTGAGATGCATGGTCTATTACAACCTGTCACAACTGTGGGGCAGTGTGCCTTACATTACGGTGCCCGCCACTTCCAACAATTACGATGAAATCCTGCATTCCCCCGTACGGTCACCGCAAGACCTTTGTTGGGGACTGCTCAATGAACTGCAAGACATCACCCGTTTGCCCGGAGGTTGTGTAAAAAGTAAGAATCAAGTGTTCTTTGACATATTGTATTAAAAAGGCAATGCTCTTTATCTCTTTATTTTGGTATTTCTATTGTTGTCCTTTGGCGAATGACCGCTATTAGGTATACTTAATACCCCAATAGTGGACTTGTTGCAATAGTACCTGTATGCTTTGAATGTTAGTCACTCTTCTTAGATTATAGCATGTTGCGTACAAATCTATTTCAGCCTGTACCTTTTCCTTTCCTCTGAGTAGGAGTGGTATTTGCCCCATCCAGTATTTAAGAGTTCCGAAGGGATGTTCTACCCATGTTTTTCGTAAACGTATAAGCGCTTTGTATTTCATCCCCTTACACTTCTTCATATACTGTCTTATGGGTTCGGCATCTGCCCTTCGGTAGATAATCCGGCCTTTTTTTGATGTGGTGCAGAACTTTATCAAGGGACAACCCTTGCAGTCTCTTCCCTGATATTTTCTATAAATCTTTCCATGTTTACGAACTTGCCTGTCTTTAATAGGTAATATCTTTTCTTGGGAGCATATATAATAGTCATTGTCTGCATCATAGGTAAAAAAGATTCCGTGCTCCCGATCTTCTTTAGGAGAATGGTCTCCTTCATTGAAAGGAACGGCAATCACTTTGCCTTCTTCTTCAAGGGCCAGAATCTGTTCTTCATTAGCATAACCGGTGTCGGCAACGGCTTGGGATACTTCTACCTGAAGGTCTTCCTGCATGGCATGAATCGAAGGTTGAAGGTCTTCAAAGTCATTCGGGTGGTCGGTAACCTGCATGGCACCTATCAGGTGATGTTGGGAATCTACCACTGATTGGACATTGTAAGCCGGAACAAAACCGTTACGGGTCTTCATCAGGCGAGCTTCGCGGTCAGAAGGAAAGCTTCTTTGGGAACCTTCATCCAGCATACGCTGTTTTTCCGCCTGAAGTTCTTCAACCTGTTGGCTCAAACGGGCTATCTTCTCCAGTAGGGAGCTCTCCACACCGGCTCGTCCGAGAGTTCGGATAATTGTTCCTGGGCTGTTTCCACCAGATCATTTTCATTAAGCTGGTGCAGATACTTCTCTAAACGGGTATCCAACAAGGCTAACTGTCGATTAATACCATCTAAAGTAAGACCGTCACGATTGGTATTGGCTTTGATTTTACTGCCGTCAACAGCTACCAGTTTGCCTGAAATATAACCGGAACTGACCAGAAAGCGGCGGAAATCAAGGCAACATTCATGAATGCCCGAAGTTTGTTTGGAACGGAAATCGGCAATAGTCTTATGATCAGGATGGAGATTACCCAGAAGCCAGATCAACTCCATATTACGCAGAGTCTCGCGCTCCAGTTTACGGGAAGAACTGATACTGTTTAAATAGCCGTAGACATACAGCTTGAGTAAAGTACCAAAGCTATAAGCCGAACGGCCCGTAGGACTGTTACCTTTATAAGATGAAAAATCAGGGTGCAATTTGATAAACTGATCGACAAAAACATCAATCAGACGAACAGGGTTCTCACAAGAGATATAAGAATCTAAAGACTCGGGAAGAGTCAGTTGATTACGGTCAAAAGGTTGAATATAGCCCATAAAATTAATCCTATTGTTAGCAGAGCAAAGATATAAAATCCTTTTTATACAATATGTCAAAGAACACTTGATTCTTACTTTTTACACAACCTCCCCGAAGGCGGGTGGCGCATCACTATGGAGACCGTCAAGGCCCTCCGTGCCGAAATCGCTTTGAGCCTGGGCTACAATGACGAGGCGGGATACCTGCTTCGCGACTGTCAGTCCGATTTCAGCATTGCGGTCGAGGAATCGTCCGAGCCCGAAATGTACCGCGTTTTCGGTGAAAGCCTTGCGAACTATACACCCGCGAAAACCGCCCTGCTACTCAAAGAGGCCGGTATGGAGGACACTGCGGACAAGTCGGCCCTGCCGGACGAATGGAAAACGCGGAAGCAAGACTGGGGCTATTGGATCATGTTGAAACGGACCGGGCAGGCACAGGCCGTGGCCGGATGCGAAGCCTACGAGCTTCTCATGCCTTTTCCGCAATCCGAAATAAACCTTTTGCCCGCGCTTACGCAAAATCCGGGATATTGACAACAGGGAAGTGCGGCACAAGACATGGACAATTCCGCCCTGTAGGAACTGTATGAACCATGAATACGACACACTGTCAGAACAATATATACCCCTGGCGGGTTCATACCACAGCCGTGGAATGTGGTATTTCCGGCTGTACGAATTAAATCCGCTATCATTTGTTTGTTTTGTTTGCTTATCCATATCCGGGCCAGGCGTGGTTCGGATATGGATATTTGGAATACCGTATTTATCGGAATTCATACCGCGGCTGTCCGTCATCGGGAGGCGGCGTATCATCCGGATAAGGAATTATATACGAAGGGAAGCGGGCATGCGTGCCATAATTTCATCTCAACATCCAACCAGTTTGATATGGCAGTCGGACTGCACGCATAGCAATGATGCCGCCTCCCCGTCGGCAGGGAAGCCGGGATAAGCCCCGGACTTCCCTGCTTTTGTTTTATACCTGCGCGATCGGCCCCGTTCCCGGCCATCCCGCAGTCTCACGTAGGCGTCACTTGCCGGGGGAGCCCACCGGATGCATCCTGATAACGGCGTTACAGAGCCGTGCCGTCTGTTCCTGGTGGGTGATAATGATGAGGGTCTTGCCTTGAATGGTATGTGAAAGCCGTTCCAGCAGCGTCCGTTCGGTATCGGAATCCAGCGAGGAGGTGGGCTCGTCCAGCAGGACGATGTTACCGGGGCGGAGCAGTCCGCGCGCGATGGCTATGCGTTGCGCCTGCCCCTCACTTATGCCCGTTCCCATCTCGCCGCAGGGGTGTCCAGTCCTTGCGGCAGTTCCCGTACAAAATCGGCCGCCGCCGTATGCAACGCTTCCCGCATCTGCCCGTCGGTAGCTTCGGGATTGCCCAACAGCAGGTTGTCGCGCAATGTGCCGCTGACGAGCGTATTCCCCTGCGGGACATACACGAAATTCCCCCGTGTGAGTGGAGAAACGGGCACGGGCCGGGTCTTGTCATACAGCGTGATGTTTCCCCCGTCGGGCTGCAACAAGGCCAGTATCAGCCGTACCAGCGTACTCTTCCCGCTGCCGGTCTCCCCGAGCACGGCGGTCAGGCTCCCCGGCTTGAAATCGTATGTGAAATGTTCCAGCACCTTACGTCTGCCGCCGGGATAGGTAAAAGTAACATTCTCCACACGGACACCAGCCTTGCCACCCAGGATGACAGGCTCGCCCTGTTCCTCCAGCGGCATGGAGTTGAGCTCGTCTATCCTCTCCACGGAAGTCAGTGCGCCGATAAACACCGGAACCTGCCGGGCCAGCTCCACGACAGGGCGTTGTACCTGTGCCACCAGTTGCAGGAAGGCGGCCAGCGTGCCGAATGTTACCGTACCGGTGTCCAGCCCGTATATTCCCCATGCGAAAGCGGTCACATAGCCGAGGGCGAACCCCGCCTGCACCATGATACTTGAAAAGATGGAAAATGAGTTGCGCCGCATCACCAGCCGTTTCAGCCCCGACTGGAGTGAGGACATCGTGTCCGCTGCCACCGGGGTGCATTCCAGGACGGAAATCAGGGTGCGGTGCTGCAGGTTCTCCTGCAGATGGCTTTGCACACGGCTGTCCGTCGCCCGTATCTCACGTGTCAGACGCCGCATCCGCTTCATGTAGAGCTTGCTGCACAGCAACGCCAACGGCATGATAAGCAGGATGACGACAGCCATCCGCCGGTCGAGACAGAACAGGAACAGCGCGGCGCCGGCCAGTTGGAACAGCGTGGTTCCGACCAAGGGGATGGAACCCGCCAGCAGGTCCGTCACGGTACGGACATCCTCCTCCATGCGGTTGAGCATATCGCCGGAATGGAATGTCTCGCGACCGTTCCACCGGCTTTTCAGGATATGTTCGAGCAGATCCTGCCGCAGTCTGTTGCGCAGGCTGATCTCCGTGTGCGCATAGAGACGGCTGACAAGTGCGGACAGCAGCAGTTGCAGGACGATGCATCCCGCCATGGCCGCCAGTCCCAGGATGATGTTCCCGTCCGCCTGATGGGTGGCGGTATCTATCAGGTGCTTGCAGAACCAGACGAACGTGAGGGACACGCCGATGCGAACTGTCCCGGCAAGAATACCCGCCAGAATGGGGGAGCGATATCCCCGTGAGGCGTTCCACAGCCATTCCGCTCCTTCTTTCATACTCATTCCCGCCTTCATATCCATACCCGTCTGTATATGTACAGCAAATACCGGCGAATAGGGAGCAGCCTGCCCCATATCTTCGCCTTGCACCGTTCACCCCCTGCGTCGCAGTCCACATAACGGCCGTTACGGATAATTCTTGTGACAACTCCCGTTATATCGGGAAACCGACAACTTTCCGTTTCCTTTAGATTCCCGTCGCCCATTAGGACAATCTCCGCGCCATGGATGCGGACGATACGGTGCAGCACATACCGGCTGTCGGGCAGGTGTGCCAGGGCGATTTGCCAGACCTGTAACGCCTGTATCCCGGAGGGACGCCGTACAAGCACACTGTCACGCCCTCCGACAATGAAGGGGAGCATGCTGTTTCCCGTAGCCTTCAGCATGACCGACCGTCCGTCGGCCAGCATGTTCTCCACCTCCCCAAGCAATGAGGCGTTGGGGAGCAGAAGCCTGTCGGCATGGGCATGATTGAATGTATCGTCTGTCTTCATTTTCATACTGCAAAAATAGTGAAAATAAACGGAAATAAGCGGCCGCAAACAGCCTTTTTGTAGGGCATCGAACAGAAAAAAGGAAAGGGAGTCTGTTGGTAAACGTCCCAAGTGATAATATAGGTGAAGCTATCAAATTATATGATGAAGCGACTCTGGAGCTTGGAAGGGCTAACGGTTTAACGGCGTAACGCGCTGTTAAACCGTCTGGTTTTCGTTTACCCAAAAGACAACTTGCTGTCCGCAGGAGCGGACCACGTATCTCCAATAATTATTGTGTATCAGACTATTGCGTGGCTATTTTCCTGTGATTTGTTGGGCATTTCCATCAGATATTAGCCGGCTGTTCTCCCCATTAAAGGGTAGATATCTCTTCATAACCATGTGACTTACGCCCATAATTCGAGAATAAGGAGGCGCATATACGGGAAATCTGCCCTTTAATGCCCTATTGTCCAAGCGTAAGGGCAGAGCCGCCAAAGATGAGCGATTTCGGAGAATCTTACGGTCGGAACTCAGCCGTGAAAGAGCTACCCGCCTGGAAGGAAGTTTTGAAACGCAGAAACAACATTATTCACTGGCCAGGATAAAAGCCAGAAACAGGAAAACGGAAGTACTTTGAGTTTTCTTTGGGATACATACAGCCAATGCGGTATGTATGATAGAAAAGGTCGAAAAGAAAAAAAAGAAAGGCAGCATAATCTGACTAAAATAAGAGGAAAAGAGGAGAGGTTTTAACTTCCCCTAAAAAAGATATGTACATAATGCATGGGTGGGAAGAAAAAATAAGAATATGTAAATAATGTTCTATGAAAAAGATAGAAGACTGGGAGAATTGAACGAAAAAATCAAGAGAAAAGCTCACGTAAAGTAAAACTTTTTTCTTAATTTAGAAGAAAGAGGAACATTTACTGAATATCCATAAATAGAGTTAGAGTATGGATGGGGTAATTACAAAACAATCAGAAGAATATATTATGATAATGAGGATGCTTAGAAAATGCTCAAAGGAAATTCTTGAATTTCAGAATTTGCAGGTTCCTGTAGCTAATGAGGTTTATATGACTGGTGAGCAGGTATGTAGTATGTTACATATATCAAGCAGGACTTTGCAAAAGTTGCAGGATGAAAAGGGGATAGCTTATACTGTTATAGGTGGCAAGTTCCTTTATCCTCTTTCCAAATTGCAATCGGTATTGGAAAAAAATTATAGAAGTTATCTTCGTTAAATCAAGTGATGAATTTGTATTTATACTGCTTTTTTCGTATATTTGCAAAAGTAAGTAAAAGTGTAACAGGAAGAAAGTTGCAGCATATATGCGGTGAATTATGCGGTGTCATAGGAATTGAGGATTTATGTAAGATGCTGATAATGAGTAAGGAACCTTAAAGTTAATCGTTCCCTGTCTCTCCGCAGAACCTACTGGACAAAACAGGACAGTAAGTGGACAAAAACCTACAAATCAGCGATTTGTAGGTTTTTTTTATTGCCTATAAGTCTTGTTTCCAAGACAACAAAAGGACTATAAAAGACATAGTTTCGTTACTAAATCGTTACCTATTCCCTACCGGACAAAAACGGTAACGATTTGTCCCGAAATGACCGCAGAAAGTCTGAATTTGTCCACCGTCTATCTATCTCACATTTAACAAGTTATTAGTAGTTTTGCAACTTAAAAATGTGAGGTTATGAAGAGTACATTTAAAGTCCTTTTCTATTTAAAGAAAGGCTCTGAAAAAAAGAACGGTGAAGTTATGATTATGGCAAGAATTACCATTGACGGTAAACTTTGCCAGTTCAGCACAAAACAAAGCATTTTGCCTGATAGCTGGAATATCGCAGCAGGAAAAGCCAAAGGTAAGGATGCAGGTAAAATCAATGCTTTATTAGATGATATAAAAGCATCCCTGAACAATATCTACCACGAACAACAACGGCGTGACAATTATGTAACAGCCGAAAAGGTGAAGAATGAATTTTTGGGACACAGTGAGAAACACGAAACCGTCCTTACCCTTTTCAAAAAGCACAATGATGATGTTAAGCAGTTGGTCGGCATATCTAAAACGATTGCTACCTACCGTAAATATGAAGTGACCCGCCGCCATCTTGCCGAGTTCATCCAAAGCAAATATAATGTATCGGATTTTGCGATAAATGAAATAACACCGATGTTCATTACAGACTTCGAGTTATATTTGCGTACTACCTGTAAATGTGGTTATAACACGACCGCCAAGTTCATGCAGTTTTTCAAACGTATCATCCTGATTGCCCGTAATAATGGCATTTTGATAGGCGACCCATTCGCCAGTTATAAAATACGTTTGGAAAAAGTGGATAGGGGTTACTTGTCAGAGGATGAAATAAAAATCATCCTTAAAAAGAAGATGGTTTCTGAACGGTTGGAAAACGTCAGGGACTTGTTTATCTTTTCCTGCTTCACTGGTTTGGCTTACATAGATGTTGCCAATCTTACGCAAGATAATATTCGTAAATCCTTTGACGGTAATTTATGGATAATCACCAAACGTCAAAAAACTAACACGGACGTAAATGTTCCTTTGCTGGATATTCCCAAAATGATATTGAAGAAGTATAAAGGTAATTTGCCTGATGGTAAGATACTTCCTGTAATCAGCAATCAGAAATTAAATGCGTATTTGAAAGAAATTGCGGATGTTTGCGGGATTAAAAAGAACTTGACATTTCACCTTGCAAGGCATACTTTTGCAACGACAACTACTCTTGCAAAAGGTGTACCGGTTGAAACTGTTAGTAAGATGCTGGGACACACCAACATAGAAACCACACAGATATACGCCCGCATTACCAATAACAAGATAAGTAACGATATGCAGGGACTTGACAAGAAATTTGTCGGCATTGAAAAAATCTACAAAGAAGTATCTATGAAATAGGTATATAGGGGAACTTATCACAATTTGTGATAAGTCCCTTTATGCTTCCAATTACTCACCATTAAATAATAACATTATGGACTTACAAATCATCCAAAACAAAATCTTTGAGGTCAGAGGTTGCCGGGTCATGCTCGATTTCCATTTGGCAGAACTTTATCAAGTTGAAACAAGAGCTTTGAAACAGGCAGTTAAAAGAAACTTATCCCGTTTTCCCAGTGACTTTGCTTTTCAGCTAACAAAGGATGAATGGCAGGGACTTATCACAAATTGTGATAAGTTCCCTGAAAATATCCGGCACACACCGACCCCGCCTCTCGCATTTTTGGAGCAGGGTGTCGCCATGCTTAGTAGTGTCTTACGCAGTCAGACTGCCATAGACGTGAATATTTCCATCATGCGTGCTTTCGTCCTCATGCGGCAAATGTCAATCGGTTACGAGGAACTTCTTAAACGCATCGAAGAACTGGAACAGAGTACGGATGCACAATTCAGCGAGGTTTACCAAGCACTTACCCAATTACTAAGTAAACCTGACCCAAAGCCACGCAAACCGATAGGATATAGAACCTATGATGAATAACGGTTTAAGGTATTCGGTTGTCTAAGGGGTGTCATCAGTGATACCCCTTTTTCAGTTCCCTAAAGTAATGTATCTCAATCACAAATTTTAGCAAAGTTACAGCCCGGCAGGGACAAATACCAAATCCGAGCCGTTCCGGTTTTCTAAAAAATCTCCACACCTACGGGTCGTATTTTTTGAAAAGATTAGGTTGAAGTCCCCGCCAAACTGTGGGTGTCCGGCAAAATTTCTTATTGTTTAATTTAAAATTCAAGTGTTATGAAAACAACAGAATTTACCATGCCGGAAATCACTATCTCTTATAAAGACAATGTAAAAGCATCCGAAAGAGTGAAAATACTCTCATCCGAAACGTCCTATACTTATCTGAAACCGTTCTATGCGGAATGTATGGAACACCACGAAGAAAGTTATGTAATGTTCCTCAATCGGGCAAACAAGGCTTTAGGCATTTCCCTTATCTCTAAAGGCGGCATGGCTGAAACAGTAATGGACGTGAAAATCATCCTGCAAACCGCCTTAAAAGTCCATGCTTCGGGGATAGTCCTTTCACATAACCACCCATCGGGCAATCTACGTCCGAGCGAACCGGATAAAAAAATAACTACCAAAATAAATGAAGCCTGCAAGGTCTTGGATTTACACCTGTTAGACCATATCATCTTAACAGAAGAAAGCTATTACAGTTTTGCAGACGAAGGGCTTTTATAAGCCCTTTTTTTACTCTCTCATTACCCAATACAAAAAGCCTGATGGCTTTTACTTCTATCCTCTTAAACAAGAGAAAAATTTTCCCTAAAACTGATTGGAACATTGTCAAAGGTATATCCGTGCCTGTTACTGTTCAAATTATTTTTTAGAAATCTCCACACCTACGGGTAGTATTTCATAAATAATAATTTGCCCTGTACCATTCCCGAACCTTTGAAAAGACAATGTTCCCATTCAGTTAAAGGAAAAATTTATGTGGTGGGCGACAAGCGATGTAAACAATTAAAATTCAAAAGTCATGGAAACAGTAACTTTATCAGAAGCAAGAGTTTATGTAGGTACTTACAACAAGT
This sequence is a window from Bacteroides thetaiotaomicron VPI-5482. Protein-coding genes within it:
- a CDS encoding transposase, giving the protein MESSLLEKIARLSQQVEELQAEKQRMLDEGSQRSFPSDREARLMKTRNGFVPAYNVQSVVDSQHHLIGAMQVTDHPNDFEDLQPSIHAMQEDLQVEVSQAVADTGYANEEQILALEEEGKVIAVPFNEGDHSPKEDREHGIFFTYDADNDYYICSQEKILPIKDRQVRKHGKIYRKYQGRDCKGCPLIKFCTTSKKGRIIYRRADAEPIRQYMKKCKGMKYKALIRLRKTWVEHPFGTLKYWMGQIPLLLRGKEKVQAEIDLYATCYNLRRVTNIQSIQVLLQQVHYWGIKYT
- a CDS encoding transposase — protein: MGYIQPFDRNQLTLPESLDSYISCENPVRLIDVFVDQFIKLHPDFSSYKGNSPTGRSAYSFGTLLKLYVYGYLNSISSSRKLERETLRNMELIWLLGNLHPDHKTIADFRSKQTSGIHECCLDFRRFLVSSGYISGKLVAVDGSKIKANTNRDGLTLDGINRQLALLDTRLEKYLHQLNENDLVETAQEQLSELSDEPVWRAPYWRR
- a CDS encoding RagB/SusD family nutrient uptake outer membrane protein, whose product is METVKALRAEIALSLGYNDEAGYLLRDCQSDFSIAVEESSEPEMYRVFGESLANYTPAKTALLLKEAGMEDTADKSALPDEWKTRKQDWGYWIMLKRTGQAQAVAGCEAYELLMPFPQSEINLLPALTQNPGY
- a CDS encoding ATP-binding cassette domain-containing protein, whose translation is MGTGISEGQAQRIAIARGLLRPGNIVLLDEPTSSLDSDTERTLLERLSHTIQGKTLIIITHQEQTARLCNAVIRMHPVGSPGK
- a CDS encoding ABC transporter ATP-binding protein translates to MDMKAGMSMKEGAEWLWNASRGYRSPILAGILAGTVRIGVSLTFVWFCKHLIDTATHQADGNIILGLAAMAGCIVLQLLLSALVSRLYAHTEISLRNRLRQDLLEHILKSRWNGRETFHSGDMLNRMEEDVRTVTDLLAGSIPLVGTTLFQLAGAALFLFCLDRRMAVVILLIMPLALLCSKLYMKRMRRLTREIRATDSRVQSHLQENLQHRTLISVLECTPVAADTMSSLQSGLKRLVMRRNSFSIFSSIMVQAGFALGYVTAFAWGIYGLDTGTVTFGTLAAFLQLVAQVQRPVVELARQVPVFIGALTSVERIDELNSMPLEEQGEPVILGGKAGVRVENVTFTYPGGRRKVLEHFTYDFKPGSLTAVLGETGSGKSTLVRLILALLQPDGGNITLYDKTRPVPVSPLTRGNFVYVPQGNTLVSGTLRDNLLLGNPEATDGQMREALHTAAADFVRELPQGLDTPAARWERA
- a CDS encoding helix-turn-helix domain-containing protein; the protein is MDGVITKQSEEYIMIMRMLRKCSKEILEFQNLQVPVANEVYMTGEQVCSMLHISSRTLQKLQDEKGIAYTVIGGKFLYPLSKLQSVLEKNYRSYLR
- a CDS encoding site-specific integrase, which translates into the protein MKSTFKVLFYLKKGSEKKNGEVMIMARITIDGKLCQFSTKQSILPDSWNIAAGKAKGKDAGKINALLDDIKASLNNIYHEQQRRDNYVTAEKVKNEFLGHSEKHETVLTLFKKHNDDVKQLVGISKTIATYRKYEVTRRHLAEFIQSKYNVSDFAINEITPMFITDFELYLRTTCKCGYNTTAKFMQFFKRIILIARNNGILIGDPFASYKIRLEKVDRGYLSEDEIKIILKKKMVSERLENVRDLFIFSCFTGLAYIDVANLTQDNIRKSFDGNLWIITKRQKTNTDVNVPLLDIPKMILKKYKGNLPDGKILPVISNQKLNAYLKEIADVCGIKKNLTFHLARHTFATTTTLAKGVPVETVSKMLGHTNIETTQIYARITNNKISNDMQGLDKKFVGIEKIYKEVSMK
- a CDS encoding ORF6N domain-containing protein; translation: MDLQIIQNKIFEVRGCRVMLDFHLAELYQVETRALKQAVKRNLSRFPSDFAFQLTKDEWQGLITNCDKFPENIRHTPTPPLAFLEQGVAMLSSVLRSQTAIDVNISIMRAFVLMRQMSIGYEELLKRIEELEQSTDAQFSEVYQALTQLLSKPDPKPRKPIGYRTYDE
- a CDS encoding JAB domain-containing protein, which encodes MKTTEFTMPEITISYKDNVKASERVKILSSETSYTYLKPFYAECMEHHEESYVMFLNRANKALGISLISKGGMAETVMDVKIILQTALKVHASGIVLSHNHPSGNLRPSEPDKKITTKINEACKVLDLHLLDHIILTEESYYSFADEGLL